One uncultured Caproiciproducens sp. DNA segment encodes these proteins:
- a CDS encoding methyl-accepting chemotaxis protein, giving the protein MKRDWKIRQKSLASLLSVFFIGTLAIALAVVVSINSVFTNRIFEDTYEEQNQTAMQGLKSILSDYQVNLGSAGKELAQNTDFLDAVAGGNQYSIVETMKNQIKAYNISYAFLTDVRGNILYSTTTDFDLPEFSKLNHVKKAMEGKNVIVNEAISGKTLSICCGTPVKRNGNLIGMISTVQSLEDHNVIDQLKQYTGCDFTVFNGDEGVNTTLMKDKKRQTGTKMDAAIAQKVLTGKQNYTGKTDVLGTSMMVNYVPILGDDGKAVGAMFTGKSIAATEQRSMQTVAVSVGAALLVMLISTVCLRRIVKKRVKKPLGQVVSLANSMERGEIGIRNKDVVKLTVKTKDEVGQVAGALENTLVGLQRYIGEISGVLSAVSQGDLTVKTQMEYFGDFTEIKTALDQIIDSLNAVFTDIDRAAESVSSRSEQISSGATALSQGAAEQAGATEQLSATISEISNQIQKTAQNAAVASSIAQESFVAVEKGNHDVEEMLTAMNDINSASAEIRKIIKTIEDIAFQTNILALNAAVEAARAGSAGKGFSVVADEVRNLAGKSAEASRQTAKLIENTILLVNNGMSIANSTSTSFQEIRTRANQSANLISAISKATGEEASAVAQVTSGIEQIAQVVQTNSATSEENAAVSQDLSAQSQQLRKLTGRFRLKGAANAVNGAARPVALIKKNQAAEERKQFKGTLAAQKY; this is encoded by the coding sequence TTGAAAAGGGACTGGAAGATTCGGCAGAAAAGTCTGGCGTCTCTTTTATCTGTGTTTTTTATTGGTACACTGGCGATTGCGCTGGCGGTTGTTGTATCTATTAATTCCGTTTTTACAAACCGGATTTTTGAAGATACTTATGAGGAACAAAACCAAACCGCCATGCAAGGGTTAAAAAGCATCCTGTCCGACTATCAGGTTAATCTGGGAAGTGCGGGAAAAGAACTGGCGCAGAACACTGATTTTTTGGATGCGGTGGCCGGCGGCAATCAGTACAGCATTGTGGAAACCATGAAAAATCAAATCAAGGCCTATAATATCAGCTATGCCTTTCTGACGGATGTGAGGGGAAACATCCTGTATTCAACAACCACGGATTTCGATCTTCCCGAATTTTCCAAGCTCAACCATGTGAAAAAAGCCATGGAAGGGAAAAATGTGATTGTAAACGAGGCGATCAGCGGGAAAACGCTCAGCATCTGCTGCGGCACGCCAGTTAAACGGAACGGCAATCTAATCGGTATGATTTCCACCGTACAGTCGCTGGAGGACCACAACGTGATTGACCAGCTCAAGCAGTACACGGGTTGTGATTTTACGGTGTTTAACGGAGACGAGGGGGTTAACACCACTCTGATGAAGGACAAAAAACGCCAGACCGGCACTAAAATGGACGCTGCAATTGCGCAGAAGGTTTTGACCGGAAAGCAGAATTATACAGGGAAAACGGATGTACTGGGTACGTCTATGATGGTGAATTACGTCCCAATTCTGGGAGATGACGGAAAAGCGGTGGGCGCAATGTTCACAGGAAAAAGCATTGCGGCAACGGAACAGCGGTCCATGCAGACCGTAGCCGTTTCCGTCGGCGCGGCGCTTTTGGTTATGCTGATATCCACCGTCTGTTTGCGGCGGATTGTCAAAAAGAGAGTCAAGAAACCGCTGGGCCAGGTGGTGAGTCTGGCCAACAGCATGGAGCGCGGCGAAATAGGAATCCGTAACAAGGACGTCGTAAAACTTACTGTCAAAACGAAGGATGAAGTCGGTCAGGTAGCCGGCGCACTGGAAAATACGCTGGTCGGCCTGCAACGGTATATCGGGGAAATTTCCGGTGTACTGAGCGCCGTTTCACAGGGGGATTTAACGGTAAAAACCCAGATGGAATACTTTGGGGATTTCACTGAGATTAAGACTGCGCTTGACCAGATTATTGATTCGCTGAATGCGGTGTTTACCGACATTGACCGTGCCGCGGAATCCGTGTCCTCTCGTTCAGAGCAGATTTCAAGCGGCGCCACGGCGCTTTCACAGGGCGCGGCGGAACAGGCGGGCGCTACGGAGCAGCTTTCGGCGACGATTTCGGAAATTTCAAATCAAATACAGAAAACAGCGCAGAATGCGGCAGTTGCCAGTTCCATCGCGCAGGAGTCGTTCGTTGCGGTGGAAAAGGGAAACCACGATGTGGAAGAGATGCTCACGGCGATGAACGATATCAATTCGGCTTCTGCGGAAATTCGAAAAATTATTAAGACAATAGAAGATATCGCGTTTCAAACAAATATATTGGCATTGAATGCCGCGGTGGAAGCCGCGCGGGCCGGGTCAGCGGGCAAAGGATTCTCTGTTGTAGCGGACGAGGTTCGGAATCTGGCCGGGAAAAGCGCGGAGGCCTCAAGACAGACAGCCAAACTGATTGAGAATACAATTTTGCTGGTGAATAACGGGATGAGTATTGCAAATTCAACTTCAACGTCTTTTCAGGAAATCAGAACCAGGGCGAACCAGTCTGCAAATTTGATTTCCGCAATTTCCAAGGCGACCGGCGAAGAAGCTTCCGCCGTAGCGCAGGTGACCTCGGGCATTGAGCAAATCGCGCAGGTTGTTCAGACAAATTCAGCAACATCGGAAGAAAACGCAGCGGTCAGTCAGGATCTTTCCGCGCAGTCCCAGCAGCTTCGCAAACTTACCGGCAGATTCCGGCTGAAGGGTGCCGCCAATGCGGTGAACGGTGCAGCACGGCCTGTTGCCCTGATTAAAAAAAATCAGGCCGCCGAAGAGCGGAAACAGTTCAAAGGAACGCTGGCGGCTCAAAAGTATTAG
- a CDS encoding diguanylate cyclase: MKIRKYLAILLAAFSILPMIMVMVFSVVFFQQNMSELLQDNVKTTATQTANNLDQFFSQRKMALEVASDLPGVKELLTSSNTEVPQKDLEQYRTTTINTFKTMTDKQTINGQGDSKGNFIRRSSLINRRGTIIASDDNRLMGQASFIKVDMRTVPAYGMYVSDIMHNPEFIDDQNYFVIAVPIYIEGIYQGFIQSSIDMIYFDTISRQAFMQTGKTVILDGAGGVVSGNISGAGKELTNADQLELNGDFNNQKLRDIDLDKNPSGNISFSADGKEKFGYYSRIAGKDWMIISSVEKDELMGPFQSISRIYFAALLVIAAALIASAYIAANRFLNPLRDMSEEFVRVEKGDYQTRLPDCYKGEFAEMASSFNHLIEKIKEDTDVLKVSEARYALIMEETNQVVFEWDIPRNHIYHTVYWTNKFGFSTVVQIPGSDIPNFEQVHPADQEMMSQFFRKIKDGGQLGPIDVRMKNVRGKYIWCTVNMKVLNDENQKPYRAIGLIVDTDHQKKMIQKLESKSKMDLLTQLYNKVTTESMIEDYLKNSAKDNLHGMIIVDIDNFKDINDTLGHIFGDAVLKKVSSDIKRLFRMSDILGRTGGDEFIIFIKNIDSPELLKDKMNDICGIFHNAYTGEDEMYKISASVGGAVYPNGGTTFEELYRHADQALYCAKKGGKDRYSLYDGSSLKTAL; the protein is encoded by the coding sequence GTGAAAATCAGAAAATATCTCGCAATTTTACTGGCTGCCTTTTCCATATTGCCGATGATCATGGTCATGGTGTTCAGCGTCGTATTCTTCCAGCAAAACATGTCGGAGCTTCTTCAGGACAATGTAAAAACCACTGCGACGCAGACCGCCAACAACCTCGACCAGTTTTTCAGCCAGCGAAAGATGGCGCTGGAAGTGGCATCGGATTTGCCGGGGGTAAAAGAACTTTTGACTTCATCCAATACGGAAGTTCCGCAGAAAGACCTGGAGCAGTACCGTACCACTACCATTAATACATTTAAAACGATGACAGACAAGCAGACCATCAACGGGCAGGGAGATTCAAAAGGCAATTTTATAAGGCGCTCCAGCCTGATCAACAGGAGGGGCACAATCATTGCATCCGACGACAACCGTCTGATGGGACAGGCATCATTTATCAAGGTGGACATGCGTACGGTTCCGGCATACGGAATGTATGTTTCCGATATCATGCATAATCCTGAATTTATTGATGACCAGAATTATTTTGTCATCGCAGTGCCAATTTATATAGAAGGGATCTATCAGGGGTTTATCCAGTCTTCCATAGATATGATTTATTTTGACACCATCAGCCGCCAGGCTTTTATGCAAACTGGAAAAACCGTTATCCTTGACGGCGCGGGCGGAGTTGTAAGCGGGAATATTTCGGGCGCGGGTAAAGAGCTGACGAATGCGGATCAGCTGGAATTAAATGGAGATTTCAATAATCAAAAGCTCCGAGATATAGATCTCGACAAAAACCCAAGCGGCAACATCAGCTTTTCGGCGGACGGAAAAGAAAAGTTTGGCTACTATTCACGAATCGCGGGAAAAGACTGGATGATTATCAGCTCGGTGGAGAAGGATGAGTTGATGGGCCCGTTTCAAAGCATATCAAGAATTTACTTTGCGGCGCTTTTGGTTATTGCGGCGGCGCTTATCGCGAGCGCTTATATTGCGGCCAATCGCTTTTTGAACCCGCTCAGGGATATGTCGGAGGAATTTGTCAGGGTGGAAAAAGGAGATTACCAGACCCGTCTGCCCGATTGCTACAAAGGGGAATTTGCCGAAATGGCATCCTCCTTCAACCATCTGATAGAAAAAATAAAGGAGGACACCGATGTGCTGAAGGTCAGCGAAGCGCGGTATGCGCTGATTATGGAGGAAACCAATCAGGTCGTCTTTGAGTGGGATATCCCCCGAAATCATATTTATCATACGGTATACTGGACGAATAAATTTGGATTTTCTACCGTGGTTCAGATTCCGGGTTCCGATATTCCCAATTTTGAGCAGGTACACCCCGCTGACCAGGAAATGATGTCGCAGTTTTTCAGGAAAATTAAAGACGGCGGTCAGCTTGGGCCGATTGATGTGCGTATGAAAAACGTCCGCGGAAAATACATCTGGTGTACGGTCAATATGAAGGTCTTGAACGATGAAAACCAAAAACCGTACCGCGCAATCGGGCTGATTGTAGACACGGACCATCAGAAGAAGATGATACAGAAGCTGGAGAGCAAATCTAAAATGGATTTGCTGACACAGCTTTACAATAAAGTGACCACCGAATCCATGATTGAAGACTATTTAAAAAATTCCGCAAAGGACAATCTCCATGGCATGATTATTGTTGACATTGATAATTTCAAGGATATTAACGATACGCTGGGGCATATTTTCGGCGATGCGGTTTTGAAAAAAGTTTCGTCTGACATCAAACGGCTGTTCCGCATGTCGGATATTTTAGGTAGGACGGGCGGGGATGAATTTATTATATTCATTAAAAACATTGATTCGCCGGAACTGCTAAAAGATAAGATGAACGATATCTGCGGAATTTTTCATAATGCCTACACGGGCGAGGACGAGATGTATAAAATATCCGCAAGTGTCGGCGGGGCGGTTTACCCGAACGGCGGCACAACCTTTGAGGAGCTTTACCGTCATGCGGACCAGGCGCTGTACTGCGCGAAAAAAGGCGGGAAAGACAGGTACAGCCTGTATGACGGGAGCAGCTTAAAAACCGCTTTATAA
- a CDS encoding DUF4367 domain-containing protein, which yields MKKSELNNQLFNELLKVAAEEDLQLELDAMPAAEELKKEYAPSTELRKKFLKLIKESDHQRRRQKLLQFAKRAAVIVAIIIPVSIGSLLSVEASRNFIFNSVLEWKADHVDIHFEDTVSAVSGQESPAEERPEVWEPQYLPEGFLVAEEKDVGPVHMITYENGKGATVTFTQTPLDKAGKMSIDSEHTTYHEITIKGEKAVLFEAKRAEDRSYVLWQSKKTSFVISSVISKDELIRIAESAEQKKN from the coding sequence ATGAAAAAGTCGGAACTAAATAATCAACTTTTTAATGAACTTTTGAAAGTGGCTGCCGAGGAAGATCTTCAGCTCGAATTGGACGCGATGCCGGCGGCGGAGGAACTGAAAAAGGAGTACGCGCCCTCAACGGAATTAAGAAAAAAATTTCTAAAGCTGATAAAGGAAAGCGATCATCAGCGCAGGCGGCAAAAGCTTTTGCAGTTTGCAAAGCGGGCCGCGGTGATCGTTGCGATTATCATCCCGGTGTCCATTGGCAGTCTGCTAAGTGTGGAAGCTTCCAGAAATTTCATCTTCAACTCTGTTTTGGAATGGAAAGCGGATCATGTGGATATCCATTTTGAGGATACTGTAAGCGCCGTTTCCGGGCAGGAATCCCCTGCCGAGGAACGGCCGGAAGTTTGGGAACCGCAGTACCTACCGGAGGGGTTCTTAGTGGCGGAGGAAAAGGATGTAGGACCCGTCCACATGATCACTTATGAAAATGGGAAGGGCGCTACCGTGACCTTTACACAGACGCCTTTGGACAAGGCGGGGAAAATGTCGATCGATTCAGAGCATACCACTTACCATGAAATTACCATTAAAGGAGAAAAAGCGGTTCTGTTTGAGGCGAAAAGAGCGGAGGACAGATCCTATGTCCTGTGGCAGAGCAAAAAAACCAGTTTCGTGATCAGCTCCGTGATTTCAAAGGATGAACTGATTCGGATTGCCGAAAGTGCAGAGCAGAAAAAAAACTAG
- a CDS encoding RNA polymerase sigma factor: MLIIIQEIQNEADRNFVEDLYNNYGSTMLYIAQGILKDRSRAEDAVSLAFLKIIDNLQKFCFENCNKTKGLVVIIVRHVCYDILKNEKRRQTLPLEENEEVAGDTEDTPLESIVSAESYHFVMDCLSCLNDRYRDVLRLKLVYEYKDEEIAQMLAISQGNVRVRFHRARMALLEEMRGKGDENEKVGTK, translated from the coding sequence GTGCTGATTATTATACAGGAAATTCAAAACGAAGCGGATCGGAACTTTGTAGAGGACCTTTACAACAATTACGGCAGCACCATGTTATACATAGCACAGGGCATTTTAAAGGACAGAAGCCGGGCGGAAGACGCCGTTTCTCTGGCATTTTTAAAAATAATTGATAATTTACAAAAATTTTGCTTTGAAAACTGTAACAAAACCAAGGGGTTAGTCGTTATCATAGTGAGGCATGTTTGTTATGACATACTGAAAAATGAAAAGCGCAGGCAGACTCTCCCGCTGGAAGAGAATGAAGAGGTAGCCGGGGATACGGAGGACACCCCGCTGGAATCTATTGTTTCCGCAGAAAGCTACCATTTTGTTATGGATTGCCTTTCCTGCCTGAACGATCGTTACAGGGATGTATTAAGGTTGAAGCTGGTTTATGAGTATAAGGATGAAGAAATCGCGCAAATGCTGGCAATTTCTCAGGGAAATGTCCGCGTTCGGTTTCACCGGGCAAGAATGGCATTGCTGGAAGAAATGAGGGGGAAGGGGGACGAAAATGAAAAAGTCGGAACTAAATAA
- a CDS encoding solute carrier family 23 protein yields MSTKQPTAGYLPDEKPPVLKLLLFAFQQIIVMFPATVLVALLTGFHVSTTIFASGLATIGFILITGRKIPLFYGSSFSYITAICSITGAKAFAGPVADEKIAAAQFGIVLSGLVSIAAGIIIKQFGQEAIEKVLPPTITGSIAMVIGLSLAGTALSNPTNLPNGVTDATKALALNLSWTICIVTLLATILFSVYLKGTWGQIPILLGLLTGYVLALILGGINNVAFCDFNKIPETSTLFSIPAIGFALPHFTFPIASWAAVAAIMPIAIATIPESTAHLYQLDIYVNNLAKKKKVDRKFPIADKLGLNLIGDGLGDMISGVIGGPAGTNYGENLSTMAITKNFSTPMLIAAAIITMIISCFTPLTAAVYSIPSAVIGGISIYLFGVIASQGVTIMISKKVDMFDSRNLAIIATILTIGVGGSFAFSDGMIPMFGAKFPAIATAAIFGIVLNLILNIGKGKPETAE; encoded by the coding sequence TTGTCAACCAAACAACCCACAGCGGGCTATTTGCCTGATGAAAAACCGCCAGTTCTCAAGCTGCTGCTGTTCGCATTCCAACAGATTATCGTGATGTTTCCGGCAACAGTGCTGGTTGCACTGCTCACCGGGTTCCATGTTTCCACCACGATTTTTGCAAGCGGACTTGCCACCATCGGATTTATCCTGATTACAGGAAGAAAAATCCCGCTTTTTTACGGATCAAGTTTTTCATACATCACAGCGATCTGCTCCATTACAGGTGCAAAGGCGTTTGCCGGCCCGGTTGCCGACGAAAAAATTGCCGCCGCACAGTTCGGCATTGTCCTTTCCGGACTGGTTTCGATTGCAGCGGGCATTATCATCAAACAGTTTGGACAGGAAGCAATTGAAAAAGTGCTTCCTCCAACCATAACAGGCAGCATTGCAATGGTTATCGGACTTTCCCTTGCGGGTACGGCTCTGAGCAATCCCACAAACCTTCCGAACGGCGTCACTGATGCTACAAAAGCGCTTGCGCTGAACCTGTCGTGGACGATTTGTATTGTGACTCTGCTTGCGACCATCCTTTTCTCTGTTTATCTGAAAGGCACTTGGGGTCAGATTCCGATTTTGCTTGGACTTTTGACCGGATATGTTCTGGCGCTGATACTCGGCGGCATCAACAATGTCGCTTTTTGTGATTTCAATAAAATTCCCGAAACCAGCACCCTGTTTTCCATTCCGGCGATTGGTTTTGCGCTTCCGCATTTTACTTTCCCAATAGCAAGCTGGGCGGCAGTCGCGGCAATCATGCCGATTGCCATTGCAACCATTCCGGAATCCACCGCTCATCTATACCAGCTTGACATTTATGTCAACAATCTGGCAAAGAAAAAGAAAGTGGACAGAAAATTCCCCATTGCGGACAAGCTGGGTCTTAACCTGATCGGCGACGGTCTTGGCGACATGATTTCCGGTGTCATCGGCGGACCCGCCGGAACCAATTACGGTGAAAATCTGAGCACAATGGCGATTACTAAAAACTTTTCCACGCCCATGCTGATTGCGGCGGCCATTATCACCATGATTATTTCTTGCTTTACCCCGCTTACGGCTGCAGTTTACTCCATTCCCAGCGCGGTGATCGGCGGCATTTCCATTTATCTGTTCGGCGTCATTGCGTCACAGGGCGTAACGATTATGATCAGCAAAAAGGTTGATATGTTCGATTCCCGCAACCTTGCAATTATCGCAACCATTCTCACCATCGGCGTCGGCGGAAGCTTCGCGTTTTCCGACGGCATGATTCCGATGTTCGGCGCGAAATTCCCGGCGATTGCCACGGCGGCGATTTTCGGCATCGTGCTGAATCTGATTTTAAATATTGGAAAAGGGAAGCCGGAAACGGCAGAGTAA
- a CDS encoding fructose-1,6-bisphosphatase, which translates to MIDERYLKLLAKDYPNAQAAASEIINLRAILSLPKGTEYFFSDLHGEHEAFLYQLKSASGVVRKKVDELFEQSMSEGERAALAKLIYYPETEFSAAKHSEPAMGDWCRITIYRLVEVCKEAASKYTRSKVRKKLPANFAYIIDELLHADGASNKPHYHSEIIRSIVATNMSEEFITALCNLIQQLLIDKLHIIGDIFDRGPRADAIMDALINCHDVDIQWGNHDISWMGAAAGNWACIANVIRLGISYNNFDLLEDGYGINLRALSVFAEQTYRDDPCEVFIPHILDENQYDPVDIPLAAKMHKAMAIIQFKVEAQLIQKHPEYHMNDRILLDKINFEKGTVTLDKKEYPLRDTLFPTVDPKYPLELTRAETELMKTITSSFCHSERLENHIRFLYSHGSMYLNINSNLLYHGCIPLKEDGSLDTIHLYGQDHSGREYLEFLDGVVRNAYFAPSGSAERENARDLMWYLWCGAKSPLFGKTKLSAFERYYIEDPEAHHEDMNPYYTYMEHRSTCEMILKEFGLPPASSHIINGHVPVKEGENPVKGDGLLFMIDGGISKAYQSQTGIGGYTFIANSRYLALAEHKPLKSGCSVCENSPKVMVVEAIKQRVTVADTDNGADLSRQIEELTALLQAYRNGTIKEK; encoded by the coding sequence ATGATTGACGAGCGATACTTAAAGCTTCTGGCCAAGGATTACCCGAATGCACAGGCCGCCGCATCCGAAATTATCAACCTCAGAGCGATTCTAAGTCTGCCAAAGGGCACAGAATATTTTTTCAGTGATCTTCACGGGGAACACGAAGCTTTTCTATATCAGTTAAAAAGCGCTTCCGGCGTCGTTCGGAAAAAGGTCGACGAGCTGTTTGAGCAGTCCATGTCCGAAGGTGAGCGTGCCGCGCTGGCAAAATTAATTTACTACCCGGAAACTGAATTTTCTGCCGCAAAACACAGTGAGCCCGCAATGGGCGACTGGTGCCGAATCACCATCTACCGCCTGGTGGAAGTCTGCAAAGAGGCCGCCTCCAAATATACCCGTTCCAAGGTTCGCAAAAAACTGCCTGCAAATTTTGCTTATATCATCGATGAGCTGCTCCACGCGGACGGCGCCAGCAACAAGCCCCATTATCACAGCGAAATCATCCGCTCTATCGTGGCGACAAACATGAGCGAGGAATTCATTACAGCGCTGTGCAATTTGATTCAGCAGCTTCTGATTGACAAACTACATATTATCGGCGATATTTTTGACCGCGGCCCGCGCGCCGACGCGATTATGGACGCGCTGATCAACTGTCACGACGTGGACATTCAATGGGGAAATCACGATATTTCGTGGATGGGCGCGGCCGCCGGGAACTGGGCGTGTATCGCCAACGTCATCCGGCTGGGTATCAGTTACAACAACTTCGATCTGCTGGAAGACGGTTACGGCATCAACCTGCGCGCGCTGTCTGTTTTTGCCGAGCAGACCTACCGTGACGACCCCTGCGAAGTGTTTATCCCCCATATTCTGGATGAAAACCAATATGACCCCGTCGATATTCCGCTCGCGGCAAAAATGCACAAGGCCATGGCAATCATTCAATTTAAAGTGGAGGCCCAGCTTATTCAAAAGCATCCCGAGTACCATATGAACGATAGAATCCTTCTGGACAAAATTAATTTTGAAAAAGGAACGGTCACGCTCGACAAAAAAGAATATCCTCTGCGCGACACACTTTTCCCCACCGTTGATCCCAAATATCCGCTGGAACTTACCCGTGCTGAAACTGAACTGATGAAAACCATCACTTCTTCATTCTGCCACAGCGAACGGCTGGAAAATCACATTCGCTTTCTGTATTCCCATGGCAGCATGTATCTGAACATCAATTCCAATCTTCTGTACCACGGCTGCATTCCGCTGAAAGAAGACGGCAGCCTTGATACCATCCATCTTTACGGTCAGGATCACTCCGGCCGTGAGTATCTGGAATTTCTTGACGGCGTGGTGCGCAACGCCTATTTCGCGCCCTCCGGCTCCGCCGAGCGCGAAAACGCGCGCGACCTGATGTGGTATCTCTGGTGCGGTGCGAAGTCCCCCCTCTTTGGCAAAACAAAGCTCTCCGCCTTTGAGCGCTATTATATCGAAGACCCCGAGGCGCATCACGAGGATATGAATCCGTACTACACCTATATGGAGCACCGCTCCACCTGCGAGATGATTCTGAAAGAATTCGGTTTGCCTCCGGCTTCCTCACACATCATCAACGGCCATGTGCCGGTAAAGGAAGGCGAAAACCCGGTCAAAGGCGACGGCCTTCTGTTTATGATTGACGGCGGTATTTCAAAAGCCTATCAGTCCCAAACGGGCATTGGGGGATACACCTTCATTGCCAACTCGCGCTATCTGGCGCTTGCCGAGCATAAGCCGCTCAAATCCGGCTGCAGCGTATGCGAAAATTCGCCGAAGGTCATGGTGGTGGAAGCGATTAAACAGCGCGTCACCGTGGCAGACACCGACAACGGCGCGGACCTCAGCAGACAGATTGAGGAACTGACCGCCTTGCTTCAGGCCTATCGCAACGGTACTATAAAAGAAAAATAA
- the mutY gene encoding A/G-specific adenine glycosylase — protein sequence MDTQLSKIVRPLLDWYDANARVLPWRDNPTPYRVWVSEIMLQQTRVEAVKPYFERFTAALPDLAALAGVPEEQLLKLWEGLGYYSRVRNLQKAAQIIMEQYGGILPQQPEELLRLPGIGEYTAGAIASIAYGKPAPAVDGNVLRVLSRVTASRENIGELSVKRGFAAQLREIYPAGRAGAFTQSLMELGAIVCLPNSAPKCADCPLCGLCAAHAQGNEQELPVKTEKKKRKIEEKTVFLILCGSTAAIRKRPKKGLLAGLWEFPNVTGSLSSQDAEEWLKTLGISSAKIDPLPVAKHIFTHIEWHMINYRATVGNTVPDGGLIWVECRELIESYTIPAAFQSCMQQFAAACS from the coding sequence ATGGATACTCAATTGTCAAAAATTGTTCGGCCCCTGCTCGACTGGTATGACGCAAACGCCCGCGTTCTCCCGTGGCGCGACAACCCCACTCCATATAGGGTCTGGGTTTCCGAAATCATGCTCCAGCAGACGCGGGTGGAGGCGGTCAAGCCGTATTTTGAGCGGTTTACCGCCGCGCTGCCCGACCTTGCCGCGCTTGCCGGCGTACCGGAAGAACAGCTTTTAAAGCTGTGGGAAGGGCTGGGTTACTACAGCCGTGTCCGCAATTTACAGAAGGCCGCACAGATCATTATGGAACAGTACGGGGGCATTCTGCCCCAACAGCCTGAGGAACTGCTCCGCCTGCCCGGAATCGGAGAATACACCGCGGGCGCAATTGCGTCCATCGCCTACGGCAAGCCTGCCCCGGCAGTGGACGGCAACGTTCTTCGCGTTCTGTCGCGCGTCACCGCCAGCAGGGAAAACATCGGGGAACTTTCCGTAAAGCGCGGCTTTGCCGCCCAACTGCGGGAAATTTATCCCGCCGGACGCGCCGGGGCCTTTACCCAGTCGCTGATGGAACTTGGCGCCATTGTCTGCCTGCCCAATTCCGCACCAAAATGCGCGGACTGCCCGCTGTGCGGCCTATGTGCGGCGCACGCGCAGGGCAATGAACAGGAGCTTCCGGTCAAAACCGAAAAAAAGAAGCGGAAAATAGAAGAAAAAACAGTGTTTCTGATTCTTTGCGGTTCAACGGCAGCCATACGGAAACGGCCGAAAAAAGGCCTATTGGCCGGACTATGGGAATTTCCCAACGTTACGGGCTCACTTTCTTCACAGGACGCGGAGGAATGGTTGAAAACTTTGGGCATATCCTCAGCAAAAATTGACCCACTCCCTGTGGCAAAACATATTTTTACGCATATTGAATGGCACATGATCAATTACCGCGCCACTGTGGGGAATACCGTCCCGGACGGCGGCCTGATCTGGGTTGAGTGCCGGGAGCTGATCGAATCCTATACGATTCCTGCCGCGTTTCAAAGCTGCATGCAGCAATTTGCCGCCGCGTGTTCTTGA